The genome window TCGTCAGGACGATGGCGAGGAGGGGGAGCAGGGGCCGCACCCACACCGGGGCCGGGCGACGTTCGATCTTGAGGCTCATGGCTTCATGCGGTCAGGGGCCGTTGCCGGATGGTTTAGGGGCGCGGGAGATGCGCCTCTACGGGGGTGTCTGAAAACAAACTAGGTTGATAGATCGTCTCGCTGAGTCTTTTCAGCGCCATTTCAACATATCTTGGCACCAATTCGATGCCCAAGAAATGCCTCCCAAGTCGTTTCGCCACGACCCCAGTCGTACCTGAACCCATAAATGGATCGAAAACCAGATCACCTTCTGAAGTGCTGGCGAGAATGCAGGTCTTCACCAATTCTTCTGGAAATACGGCAAAGTGTGTGTCACGAAACTTGCTAAGGGGGATTTCCCAGACCGTTCGTTTGTTTCTTCCTAATGGATGAAAGGCTTGATCCCACCGCCCGTTGTGCAAATTAGGGTTGCCCTTATTCTTGCCATTTTCCGGCGTCCCATCCTTTTTGCCAAAATGCCCTCGCCCACCCGTCATTCTCGAGTTCTCAGAAAAAGTAACATGTGGTTCACGAATGGCATCGGCATTGTAGTAATAGTCCCTTGCCTTGACAAACAGGAAAACATGTTCGTGGGACAGGGTCGGTCTGTTCTTGACTGACGAAGGCATGGCATTGGGCTTATTCCAGATTACTTCGCTGCGCAAAATCCAGCCTTGTTCCTGAAGACCCAGGGCAACGCGCCAGGGTATTCCCAAAAGCTGTTCATCGCGATAGGTATCGCCGAGGTTAAGCCAGATGCTACCTCTTGGCGCAAGAATTCGCCGCATCTCAAGGAATAGGGCGACCAACTTATCCACATATTCTTTTGGGTCATCTTCGCGCCCGAACTCGAACTTCCCGATTTCCTCGGTTTCAGCGTATTCACGGTGGCCGAAATAGGGTGGACTGGTGATAATGCAGTTTGCCGATTCGCTTGGGATGGCTGATGACAGCTCCCAGGCATCGCCAAGCAAAACAGTATCGAGGCTATTACCCGATTGTTCGAACAATTGAGAACGTGGAGTCTGTATTTTTTGCACCTTAACCTCCAGTAGACACACCCTCTATCTCTTGGGAGCGCAAATATGTTCCATCGAGCAATGTCGCAAAGAATGATGTCAGCCTTTCTTGCTCGGAGTTGGTAAACTCGCTGAAATCAGCCGGATTAAGATCAAATATGGCAACATGATCTACAGCAGCTCGGATAGCATCAGCTTCCCTCTTTGACCAATTTCTGGCGACGATCACAGCAATCAAATAGTCGTTGGGGTTGTCGAACTTAGCGGCATTGATCGCGGACATAATATCCCTGGTGAACAGATGCGAATGACCTCCCCCTTCCGTCTCACGGGTCTTGATGGGAATGAGAATGCGCGCTTCGCAATTTCCACTTGTTCCTAACATATTAATGCTGATATCAAAACTTTCGTTCCCAACCATAATCTGCTTATCTGATATCTCGACCCCGGAAAATCTCCCGTAATTGAGATTCTGCCTATAGTAATCCTGTATGGCTGTAAGTAGTGCTGTTCTTACTATGGTCTCTTTTTCGTGTCCTTTGATACTTCTCCTGGAACCTTCAAGGCGGTCTATGACAATTTCTCTTATCGCATCCCATGTGAATGTTCTAACATTTGCTCGATATTTACATATCAAATTCGCTATAACGTCTATTTCTGTATCTGTTTTACTCGTGCCTGTATTT of Caldilineales bacterium contains these proteins:
- a CDS encoding site-specific DNA-methyltransferase → MQKIQTPRSQLFEQSGNSLDTVLLGDAWELSSAIPSESANCIITSPPYFGHREYAETEEIGKFEFGREDDPKEYVDKLVALFLEMRRILAPRGSIWLNLGDTYRDEQLLGIPWRVALGLQEQGWILRSEVIWNKPNAMPSSVKNRPTLSHEHVFLFVKARDYYYNADAIREPHVTFSENSRMTGGRGHFGKKDGTPENGKNKGNPNLHNGRWDQAFHPLGRNKRTVWEIPLSKFRDTHFAVFPEELVKTCILASTSEGDLVFDPFMGSGTTGVVAKRLGRHFLGIELVPRYVEMALKRLSETIYQPSLFSDTPVEAHLPRP